The Argiope bruennichi chromosome 9, qqArgBrue1.1, whole genome shotgun sequence genome contains a region encoding:
- the LOC129984526 gene encoding CCR4-NOT transcription complex subunit 2-like isoform X1, producing MSSAGSHPFGYGPSANNSLSMGTLNLQQQQRSLSGQQFSSRTGGNGTHVQGHVTPTSSGIPSYSPCLPNSMPPQQPSPNSRSMLMSSRPLPSQRSITSQEMKRIVGIGGPLGGSIPTSEDAFNKRDRNSMFNVSSIAAMTGRTGFSQSNRGFPLQGLMNNSMQSNIISTSPALDLSEFPSLTNRSTQENSNASMSHNPMAGRPPYVGMVKQPTNESNEFQIHSEDFPALPGSQTQENNQENVNKSASGRCLGEPSKDSNHFTNDKSNSTQKRGIQTSKDGRVTNIPPGMVTDQFGMVGLLTFIRAAESDPKLVSLALGSDLTTLGLNLNTTENLYPSFAGPWAEHPCRPQDIVGFFPDYHVPSEYLVNQNIRDKLAPVKLNRYGEDLLFYLFYMFSGDVLQLAAAAELYNRDWRFHKDDRVWITRVPGMNPTEKCQSFERGMYYFFDADNWRKVAKEFHLDYERLEERPNVPPAVSTLAPSQTVMT from the exons ATGTCAAGTGCAGGCTCGCATCCGTTTGGTTATGGTCCAAGTGCCAATAACAgtttaa GTATGGGTACTTTAAATCTTCAGCAACAGCAAAGAAGTTTAAGTGGTCAACAATTTTCTTCCAGGACAGGTGGAAATGGTACTCATGTTCAAGGTCATGTAACACCTACAAGTTCTGGGATTCCCAGTTATTCACCATGTCTTCCTAATAGTATGCCTCCTCAACAACCTTCTCCAAatag tcGAAGTATGCTTATGAGTTCTCGACCGCTACCAAGTCAGAGGTCTATAACGTCTCAAGAAATGAAGAGAATAGTAGGAATTGGAGGTCCTTTGGGAGG aagTATTCCTACATCAGAAGATGCTTTTAATAAAAGGGATAGGAATTCTATGTTTAATgt AAGTTCCATTGCAGCTATGACAGGACGGACGGGTTTCTCTCAAAGTAACCGAGGCTTTCCCCTGCAAGGTTTAATGAATAATAGCATGCAGTCAAATATTATTTCCACGAGTCCag CTTTAGACTTATCCGAATTCCCCTCTCTGACAAACCGAAGTACACAAGAGAATTCCAATGCAAGTATGTCGCACAATCCGATGGCCGGACGACCTCcttatg ttGGAATGGTTAAACAACCAACAAATGAATCCAACGAATTTCAAATACATAGTGAAGACTTCCCTGCACTGCCAGGATCACAAA CTCAAGAAAATAATcaggaaaatgtaaataaatca GCATCAGGGAGATGTTTAGGAGAACCCTCAAAAGATTCTAATCATTTTACAAACGACAAATCTAATTCTACTCAGAAACGAGGAATTCAAACATCTAAGGATg gTCGAGTAACAAACATTCCGCCAGGTATGGTAACAGACCAGTTTGGCATGGTGGGACTGTTGACATTTATTCGAGCAGCTGAATCTGATCCCAAACTTGTTTCTCTAGCCTTAGGGAGTGATTTAACGACCTTGGGACTGAATCTCAATACAACTGA aAATCTGTATCCAAGTTTTGCTGGTCCTTGGGCAGAGCATCCGTGTAGGCCACAAGACATAG TGGGTTTTTTTCCAGACTATCATGTTCCATCCGAATATTTGGTAAATCAAAATATTCGAGATAAACTGGCACCGGTGAAGTTAAATCGATACGGTGAAGATctattattttatctgttttacaTGTTCAGTGGGGATGTCTTACAACTAGCGGCTGCAGCGGAAct GTATAATCGAGACTGGCGATTCCACAAGGATGATAGAGTATGGATCACCCGAGTTCCTGGTATGAATCCAACAGAAAAGTGTCAGTCTTTTGAGAGAGGGATGTATTATTTTTTCGATGCAGATAATTGGCGGAAGGTGGCAAAAG
- the LOC129984526 gene encoding CCR4-NOT transcription complex subunit 2-like isoform X3, producing MSSAGSHPFGYGPSANNSLSMGTLNLQQQQRSLSGQQFSSRTGGNGTHVQGHVTPTSSGIPSYSPCLPNSMPPQQPSPNSRSMLMSSRPLPSQRSITSQEMKRIVGIGGPLGGSIPTSEDAFNKRDRNSMFNVSSIAAMTGRTGFSQSNRGFPLQGLMNNSMQSNIISTSPVGMVKQPTNESNEFQIHSEDFPALPGSQTQENNQENVNKSASGRCLGEPSKDSNHFTNDKSNSTQKRGIQTSKDGRVTNIPPGMVTDQFGMVGLLTFIRAAESDPKLVSLALGSDLTTLGLNLNTTENLYPSFAGPWAEHPCRPQDIVGFFPDYHVPSEYLVNQNIRDKLAPVKLNRYGEDLLFYLFYMFSGDVLQLAAAAELYNRDWRFHKDDRVWITRVPGMNPTEKCQSFERGMYYFFDADNWRKVAKEFHLDYERLEERPNVPPAVSTLAPSQTVMT from the exons ATGTCAAGTGCAGGCTCGCATCCGTTTGGTTATGGTCCAAGTGCCAATAACAgtttaa GTATGGGTACTTTAAATCTTCAGCAACAGCAAAGAAGTTTAAGTGGTCAACAATTTTCTTCCAGGACAGGTGGAAATGGTACTCATGTTCAAGGTCATGTAACACCTACAAGTTCTGGGATTCCCAGTTATTCACCATGTCTTCCTAATAGTATGCCTCCTCAACAACCTTCTCCAAatag tcGAAGTATGCTTATGAGTTCTCGACCGCTACCAAGTCAGAGGTCTATAACGTCTCAAGAAATGAAGAGAATAGTAGGAATTGGAGGTCCTTTGGGAGG aagTATTCCTACATCAGAAGATGCTTTTAATAAAAGGGATAGGAATTCTATGTTTAATgt AAGTTCCATTGCAGCTATGACAGGACGGACGGGTTTCTCTCAAAGTAACCGAGGCTTTCCCCTGCAAGGTTTAATGAATAATAGCATGCAGTCAAATATTATTTCCACGAGTCCag ttGGAATGGTTAAACAACCAACAAATGAATCCAACGAATTTCAAATACATAGTGAAGACTTCCCTGCACTGCCAGGATCACAAA CTCAAGAAAATAATcaggaaaatgtaaataaatca GCATCAGGGAGATGTTTAGGAGAACCCTCAAAAGATTCTAATCATTTTACAAACGACAAATCTAATTCTACTCAGAAACGAGGAATTCAAACATCTAAGGATg gTCGAGTAACAAACATTCCGCCAGGTATGGTAACAGACCAGTTTGGCATGGTGGGACTGTTGACATTTATTCGAGCAGCTGAATCTGATCCCAAACTTGTTTCTCTAGCCTTAGGGAGTGATTTAACGACCTTGGGACTGAATCTCAATACAACTGA aAATCTGTATCCAAGTTTTGCTGGTCCTTGGGCAGAGCATCCGTGTAGGCCACAAGACATAG TGGGTTTTTTTCCAGACTATCATGTTCCATCCGAATATTTGGTAAATCAAAATATTCGAGATAAACTGGCACCGGTGAAGTTAAATCGATACGGTGAAGATctattattttatctgttttacaTGTTCAGTGGGGATGTCTTACAACTAGCGGCTGCAGCGGAAct GTATAATCGAGACTGGCGATTCCACAAGGATGATAGAGTATGGATCACCCGAGTTCCTGGTATGAATCCAACAGAAAAGTGTCAGTCTTTTGAGAGAGGGATGTATTATTTTTTCGATGCAGATAATTGGCGGAAGGTGGCAAAAG
- the LOC129984526 gene encoding CCR4-NOT transcription complex subunit 2-like isoform X2, with amino-acid sequence MSSAGSHPFGYGPSANNSLSMGTLNLQQQQRSLSGQQFSSRTGGNGTHVQGHVTPTSSGIPSYSPCLPNSMPPQQPSPNSRSMLMSSRPLPSQRSITSQEMKRIVGIGGPLGGSIPTSEDAFNKRDRNSMFNVSSIAAMTGRTGFSQSNRGFPLQGLMNNSMQSNIISTSPALDLSEFPSLTNRSTQENSNASMSHNPMAGRPPYVGMVKQPTNESNEFQIHSEDFPALPGSQTQENNQENVNKSASGRCLGEPSKDSNHFTNDKSNSTQKRGIQTSKDGRVTNIPPGMVTDQFGMVGLLTFIRAAESDPKLVSLALGSDLTTLGLNLNTTENLYPSFAGPWAEHPCRPQDIDYHVPSEYLVNQNIRDKLAPVKLNRYGEDLLFYLFYMFSGDVLQLAAAAELYNRDWRFHKDDRVWITRVPGMNPTEKCQSFERGMYYFFDADNWRKVAKEFHLDYERLEERPNVPPAVSTLAPSQTVMT; translated from the exons ATGTCAAGTGCAGGCTCGCATCCGTTTGGTTATGGTCCAAGTGCCAATAACAgtttaa GTATGGGTACTTTAAATCTTCAGCAACAGCAAAGAAGTTTAAGTGGTCAACAATTTTCTTCCAGGACAGGTGGAAATGGTACTCATGTTCAAGGTCATGTAACACCTACAAGTTCTGGGATTCCCAGTTATTCACCATGTCTTCCTAATAGTATGCCTCCTCAACAACCTTCTCCAAatag tcGAAGTATGCTTATGAGTTCTCGACCGCTACCAAGTCAGAGGTCTATAACGTCTCAAGAAATGAAGAGAATAGTAGGAATTGGAGGTCCTTTGGGAGG aagTATTCCTACATCAGAAGATGCTTTTAATAAAAGGGATAGGAATTCTATGTTTAATgt AAGTTCCATTGCAGCTATGACAGGACGGACGGGTTTCTCTCAAAGTAACCGAGGCTTTCCCCTGCAAGGTTTAATGAATAATAGCATGCAGTCAAATATTATTTCCACGAGTCCag CTTTAGACTTATCCGAATTCCCCTCTCTGACAAACCGAAGTACACAAGAGAATTCCAATGCAAGTATGTCGCACAATCCGATGGCCGGACGACCTCcttatg ttGGAATGGTTAAACAACCAACAAATGAATCCAACGAATTTCAAATACATAGTGAAGACTTCCCTGCACTGCCAGGATCACAAA CTCAAGAAAATAATcaggaaaatgtaaataaatca GCATCAGGGAGATGTTTAGGAGAACCCTCAAAAGATTCTAATCATTTTACAAACGACAAATCTAATTCTACTCAGAAACGAGGAATTCAAACATCTAAGGATg gTCGAGTAACAAACATTCCGCCAGGTATGGTAACAGACCAGTTTGGCATGGTGGGACTGTTGACATTTATTCGAGCAGCTGAATCTGATCCCAAACTTGTTTCTCTAGCCTTAGGGAGTGATTTAACGACCTTGGGACTGAATCTCAATACAACTGA aAATCTGTATCCAAGTTTTGCTGGTCCTTGGGCAGAGCATCCGTGTAGGCCACAAGACATAG ACTATCATGTTCCATCCGAATATTTGGTAAATCAAAATATTCGAGATAAACTGGCACCGGTGAAGTTAAATCGATACGGTGAAGATctattattttatctgttttacaTGTTCAGTGGGGATGTCTTACAACTAGCGGCTGCAGCGGAAct GTATAATCGAGACTGGCGATTCCACAAGGATGATAGAGTATGGATCACCCGAGTTCCTGGTATGAATCCAACAGAAAAGTGTCAGTCTTTTGAGAGAGGGATGTATTATTTTTTCGATGCAGATAATTGGCGGAAGGTGGCAAAAG